A region of Neovison vison isolate M4711 chromosome 7, ASM_NN_V1, whole genome shotgun sequence DNA encodes the following proteins:
- the CRY2 gene encoding cryptochrome-2 isoform X1, which produces MAAAVVTAAAAAPAPAPAPAAGVNGASSVHWFRKGLRLHDNPALLAAVRGARCVRCVYILDPWFAASSSVGINRWRFLLQSLEDLDTSLRKLNSRLFVVRGQPADVFPRLFKEWGVTRLTFEYDSEPFGKERDAAIMKMAKEAGVEVVTENSHTLYDLDKIIELNGQKPPLTYKRFQAIISRMELPKKPVGSVTSQQMESCRADIQENHDDTYGVPSLEELGFPTEGLGPAVWQGGETEALARLDKHLERKAWVANYERPRMNANSLLASPTGLSPYLRFGCLSCRLFYYRLWDLYKKVKRNSTPPLSLFGQLLWREFFYTAATNNPRFDRMEGNPICIQIPWDRNPEALAKWAEGKTGFPWIDAIMTQLRQEGWIHHLARHAVACFLTRGDLWVSWESGVRVFDELLLDADFSVNAGSWMWLSCSAFFQQFFHCYCPVGFGRRTDPSGDYIRRYLPILKGFPSRYIYEPWNAPESIQKAAKCIIGVDYPRPIVNHAETSRLNIERMKQIYQQLSRYRGLCLLASVPSCVEDLNNPVAEASSSQTGSMNSAGPRPLPSGPASPKRKLEAAEEPPGEELSKRARVAELPAPELPSRDV; this is translated from the exons ATGGCGGCGGCTGTGGTGACGGCGGCAGCGgctgccccggccccggccccggcgccGGCAGCCGGAGTGAATGGCGCCTCTTCCGTGCACTGGTTCCGCAAAGGGCTGCGGCTCCACGACAACCCTGCGCTGCTGGCGGCCGTGCGTGGGGCGCGCTGCGTGCGCTGCGTTTACATCCTGGACCCGTGGTTCGCGGCCTCCTCCTCAGTGGGGATCAACCGATGGAG GTTCTTACTTCAGTCTCTGGAAGATTTGGATACAAGTTTAAGGAAACTGAACTCTCGCCTGTTTGTAGTCCGGGGACAGCCGGCCGATGTATTCCCAAGATTATTCAAG GAATGGGGGGTGACCCGCTTGACCTTTGAATATGACTCCGAACCCTTTGGGAAAGAACGGGATGCAGCCATCATGAAGATGGCCAAGGAGGCCGGCGTGGAGGTGGTGACTGAGAACTCTCATACTCTCTATGATCTGGACAA GATCATTGAGCTGAACGGGCAGAAACCACCCCTTACCTACAAGCGCTTTCAGGCCATCATCAGCCGCATGGAGCTGCCCAAGAAACCCGTGGGCTCTGTGACGAGCCAGCAGATGGAGAGCTGCCGGGCCGACATCCAGGAGAACCACGATGACACCTATGGCGTGCCCTCCCTCGAGGAGCTGG GGTTCCCTACTGAAGGACTGGGCCCCGCTGTTTGGCaaggaggagagacagaagcTCTGGCCCGGCTGGATAAGCATTTGGAACGGAAG GCCTGGGTTGCCAACTACGAGAGACCCCGAATGAACGCCAACTCCCTGCTGGCCAGCCCCACGGGCCTCAGCCCCTACCTGCGCTTCGGCTGCCTCTCGTGCCGCCTCTTCTACTACCGCCTGTGGGACCTGTATAAAAAG GTGAAGCGGAACAGCacaccccctctctccctgtttgGGCAACTCCTGTGGCGAGAGTTCTTCTACACGGCAGCCACCAACAACCCCAGGTTTGACCGCATGGAAGGGAACCCCATCTGCATCCAGATCCCCTGGGACCGCAACCCCGAGGCCCTGGCCAAGTGGGCCGAGGGCAAGACAGGCTTCCCTTGGATTGACGCCATCATGACCCAGCTGAGGCAGGAGGGCTGGATCCACCATCTGGCCCGGCACGCCGTGGCCTGCTTCCTCACCCGCGGGGACCTCTGGGTCAGCTGGGAGAGCGGGGTCCGG GTATTTGATGAGCTGCTCCTCGATGCGGATTTCAGCGTGAACGCGGGCAGCTGGATGTGGCTGTCCTGCAGTGCTTTCTTCCAGCAGTTCTTCCACTGCTACTGCCCTGTGGGCTTCGGCCGCCGCACGGACCCCAGTGGGGACTACATCAG GCGCTACCTGCCCATATTGAAAGGGTTCCCCTCTCGATACATCTATGAGCCCTGGAATGCCCCCGAGTCCATTCAGAAGGCAGCCAAGTGCATCATCGGTGTGGACTACCCCCGGCCCATCGTCAACCATGCTGAGACCAGCCGGCTCAACATCGAGCGAATGAAGCAGATTTACCAGCAGCTGTCCCGCTACCGGGGGCTCT gtcTGCTGGCATCTGTCCCTTCCTGTGTGGAAGACCTCAACAACCCGGTGGCAGAGGCCAGCTCGAGCCAGACTGGGAGCATGAACAGTGCGG GCCCAAGACCACTCCCCAGTGGCCCAGCGTCCCCCAAACGCAAGCTGGAAGCAGCCGAGGAACCACCGGGTGAAGAACTCAGCAAACGGGCCAGGGTGGCAGAGTTGCCCGCCCCAGAGCTGCCGAGCAGGGATGTCTGA
- the CRY2 gene encoding cryptochrome-2 isoform X2: MIWTRDSTSTPGNLELSPSFGPALLHYLRHLLLLSGLHFPSRIIELNGQKPPLTYKRFQAIISRMELPKKPVGSVTSQQMESCRADIQENHDDTYGVPSLEELGFPTEGLGPAVWQGGETEALARLDKHLERKAWVANYERPRMNANSLLASPTGLSPYLRFGCLSCRLFYYRLWDLYKKVKRNSTPPLSLFGQLLWREFFYTAATNNPRFDRMEGNPICIQIPWDRNPEALAKWAEGKTGFPWIDAIMTQLRQEGWIHHLARHAVACFLTRGDLWVSWESGVRVFDELLLDADFSVNAGSWMWLSCSAFFQQFFHCYCPVGFGRRTDPSGDYIRRYLPILKGFPSRYIYEPWNAPESIQKAAKCIIGVDYPRPIVNHAETSRLNIERMKQIYQQLSRYRGLCLLASVPSCVEDLNNPVAEASSSQTGSMNSAGPRPLPSGPASPKRKLEAAEEPPGEELSKRARVAELPAPELPSRDV; this comes from the exons ATGATCTGGACAA GAGACTCCACGTCGACACCAGGGaacctggaattgagtcccagcTTTGGCCCTGCCTTGCTCCATTACCTGAGGcatctgctcctgctctctgggcTTCATTTTCCCTCTCG GATCATTGAGCTGAACGGGCAGAAACCACCCCTTACCTACAAGCGCTTTCAGGCCATCATCAGCCGCATGGAGCTGCCCAAGAAACCCGTGGGCTCTGTGACGAGCCAGCAGATGGAGAGCTGCCGGGCCGACATCCAGGAGAACCACGATGACACCTATGGCGTGCCCTCCCTCGAGGAGCTGG GGTTCCCTACTGAAGGACTGGGCCCCGCTGTTTGGCaaggaggagagacagaagcTCTGGCCCGGCTGGATAAGCATTTGGAACGGAAG GCCTGGGTTGCCAACTACGAGAGACCCCGAATGAACGCCAACTCCCTGCTGGCCAGCCCCACGGGCCTCAGCCCCTACCTGCGCTTCGGCTGCCTCTCGTGCCGCCTCTTCTACTACCGCCTGTGGGACCTGTATAAAAAG GTGAAGCGGAACAGCacaccccctctctccctgtttgGGCAACTCCTGTGGCGAGAGTTCTTCTACACGGCAGCCACCAACAACCCCAGGTTTGACCGCATGGAAGGGAACCCCATCTGCATCCAGATCCCCTGGGACCGCAACCCCGAGGCCCTGGCCAAGTGGGCCGAGGGCAAGACAGGCTTCCCTTGGATTGACGCCATCATGACCCAGCTGAGGCAGGAGGGCTGGATCCACCATCTGGCCCGGCACGCCGTGGCCTGCTTCCTCACCCGCGGGGACCTCTGGGTCAGCTGGGAGAGCGGGGTCCGG GTATTTGATGAGCTGCTCCTCGATGCGGATTTCAGCGTGAACGCGGGCAGCTGGATGTGGCTGTCCTGCAGTGCTTTCTTCCAGCAGTTCTTCCACTGCTACTGCCCTGTGGGCTTCGGCCGCCGCACGGACCCCAGTGGGGACTACATCAG GCGCTACCTGCCCATATTGAAAGGGTTCCCCTCTCGATACATCTATGAGCCCTGGAATGCCCCCGAGTCCATTCAGAAGGCAGCCAAGTGCATCATCGGTGTGGACTACCCCCGGCCCATCGTCAACCATGCTGAGACCAGCCGGCTCAACATCGAGCGAATGAAGCAGATTTACCAGCAGCTGTCCCGCTACCGGGGGCTCT gtcTGCTGGCATCTGTCCCTTCCTGTGTGGAAGACCTCAACAACCCGGTGGCAGAGGCCAGCTCGAGCCAGACTGGGAGCATGAACAGTGCGG GCCCAAGACCACTCCCCAGTGGCCCAGCGTCCCCCAAACGCAAGCTGGAAGCAGCCGAGGAACCACCGGGTGAAGAACTCAGCAAACGGGCCAGGGTGGCAGAGTTGCCCGCCCCAGAGCTGCCGAGCAGGGATGTCTGA